In the genome of Kluyveromyces marxianus DMKU3-1042 DNA, complete genome, chromosome 1, one region contains:
- the CHA1 gene encoding L-serine/L-threonine ammonia-lyase CHA1 encodes MNVLKINSSLFNKTPLLRHTFKKNSGPKILLKYEFLQPSGSFKSRGIGHLISKRVEELYKRKPGIQGHVFASSGGNAGLAAAVASSELQIPCTVVVSKATRPRLVEKIKSYGARVIVYGRHWKEADTYMRENLMKQVNTETHEPIYTHPFDNPLIWEGHSYMVDEILNSLKNLNISADEVKGIVCSFGGGGLYNGIIKGLEKHNLAEQVPVVCAETKGTDVLRASLIADKLVEFAEIKSCATSLGTANISSVAFENVKKYSSKSAVVSDKDVIETCLQFSKDTNIVTEPGCGATLYFGYNPHRLQEILGTKFKEDDYVILIGCGGSSTNLKELQELSRSFNTHIPLPQTQPNDVLYGS; translated from the coding sequence ATGAATGTACTTAAGATAAATTCATCGTTATTCAACAAAACTCCTTTGCTCCGTCAcactttcaaaaagaacTCAGGCCCAAAGATACTCTTAAAATATGAGTTCCTGCAACCAAGTGGAAGTTTCAAGAGCAGGGGTATTGGCCAtctaatatcaaaaagagTAGAAGAACTTTATAAAAGGAAACCTGGTATCCAAGGGCATGTATTCGCTAGCTCTGGAGGTAATGCAGGGCTCGCAGCGGCGGTTGCTTCTTCAGAACTTCAAATTCCATGTACAGTAGTTGTCTCTAAAGCTACCCGCCCAAGGTTGgtggaaaaaataaaatcttACGGGGCACGGGTAATTGTTTATGGGAGACACTGGAAAGAAGCAGATACTTACATGAGAGAGAACTTAATGAAGCAGGTTAATACTGAAACTCATGAACCGATATATACTCATCCCTTTGATAATCCACTCATATGGGAGGGTCATTCATATATGGTTGATGAAATTTTAAATTCCCTAAAAAACCTGAATATTTCCGCCGATGAAGTTAAAGGTATAGTTTGCAGCTTTGGTGGGGGTGGCCTATATAATGGCATAATCAAGGGACTTGAAAAGCATAATCTTGCTGAGCAGGTCCCCGTTGTGTGTGCTGAAACAAAGGGAACAGATGTGTTACGTGCTTCTTTAATTGCAGACAAGCTCGTTGAATTCGCTGAGATTAAAAGTTGTGCAACTTCATTAGGTACAGCAAATATATCTAGTGTTGCTtttgaaaatgttaaaaaatattcaagCAAGTCTGCAGTCGTTAGTGACAAGGATGTCATCGAGACTTGCTTACAATTTTCGAAGGATACGAACATTGTTACAGAACCAGGTTGTGGAGCTACCCTATATTTTGGTTATAACCCACATAGGTTACAAGAAATTTTGGGTACCAAgtttaaagaagatgattATGTCATATTAATCGGATGCGGTGGCTCCTCGACAAACCTTAAAGAACTTCAAGAGCTATCCAGATCTTTTAATACTCATATTCCTCTTCCGCAAACTCAACCGAACGACGTTCTATATGGTTCATGA
- the PRD1 gene encoding metalloendopeptidase, which produces MRRILCKLGYIFATSTVRRPNSAFAQPQVTLARTIMTKTDFVVPQAAPSWNFTPTQVIDKTNEAITSSNEFLDKLESITEPSVENFVKPYIDHENTISPLFNQLTFLQHVSADKELRDASTKATELIENFGIESSLRFKLFKQFNAVWKQLKDDAIFKEKSFEIYKFVEKCHKDFLRAGLDLPEEERNKVKEIKKKISNNSLLYSKNLGEQNGFIAFTKDELEGVSEDVIKQFNTFEENGETKYKVTFKYPDIFPVLKYAKNPETRKRAFAGDQNKVPENESLFLETLQLRNELAELLKYDTYANYNLDIKMAKKQETVLSFLTDLKEQLKPLGQKEVESLKKLKEEECSEIGIPFDGKYYIWDNRYYDTQYLKKNFQIDEEKIAEYFPLDSTIQGMLKIYETVLKLKFNEEENTDAWHPDVKKLSVWKMDDEVPEFVGWIYFDLHPREGKYGHAANFGISSSYVKSDGSRSYPVTALVCNFSKPTKEKPALLKHSEITTFFHELGHGIHDLVGGNAIGRFNGPGATPWDFVEAPSQMLEFWTWNKSELKSLSKHFETGEKIPDGLLDSLVRTKHVNGALFALRQLHFGLFDMKVHTTKDFSKLDVTELWNNLREEVCLIDNGDMMTKGFNSFGHIMSDSYSAGYYGYMWAEVFASDMYYTRFIKDPLNSEAGVQYRDIILKRGGLYEIEDNLTEFLGRKPNNKAFLKELGL; this is translated from the coding sequence ATGCGCAGGATTTTGTGTAAATTGGGTTATATTTTTGCCACCTCAACTGTTCGCAGGCCAAATTCAGCGTTTGCTCAACCCCAAGTGACATTGGCAAGAACTATAATGACAAAAACTGACTTCGTTGTTCCACAAGCGGCTCCCTCGTGGAATTTTACGCCTACTCAGGTCATAGACAAGACAAACGAGGCAATTACCTCTTCAAATGAATTTTTGGATAAGCTAGAGTCAATTACAGAGCCTTCTGTTGAGAACTTCGTCAAACCATACATTGATCATGAGAACACTATCTCACCTTTATTCAACCAGTTGACTTTTTTGCAGCATGTTTCAGCGGATAAAGAGTTGAGAGATGCTTCCACGAAAGCTACTGAATTGATTGaaaattttggaattgaaTCCTCATTGAGATTTAAATTGTTCAAACAATTCAATGCCGTTTGGAAGCAACTAAAGGACGACGCTatctttaaagaaaaatcctttgaaatatataagTTCGTTGAGAAGTGTCACAAAGACTTCCTAAGAGCAGGATTGGACTTGCctgaggaagaaagaaacaaggtgaaagaaatcaaaaaaaagatatctAACAACTCTTTATTGTACTCTAAAAATCTTGGCGAGCAAAATGGCTTTATTGCGTTCACAAAAGATGAACTTGAAGGAGTATCGGAAGATGTCATAAAACAATTTAACACTTTCGAGGAAAATGGTGAAACTAAGTATAAAGTGACTTTCAAGTACCCTGACATTTTCCCAGTTTTAAAGTATGCAAAGAATCCAGAAACTAGGAAGAGAGCTTTCGCCGGCGATCAAAATAAAGTTCCTGAAAATGAATCTTTATTCTTAGAAACCCTTCAACTAAGAAATGAATTGGCTGAACTCTTAAAATATGATACATATGCTAATTACAACTTGGATATCAAGATGGctaaaaaacaagaaacagtTCTATCATTTTTAACCGATTTAAAAGAGCAATTGAAGCCACTTGGTCAAAAGGAGGTtgaaagtttgaaaaagttgaaagaggaagagtGTTCAGAAATTGGTATTCCATTTGATGGGAAGTATTACATCTGGGATAACCGTTATTACGATACGCAatacttgaaaaagaatttcCAAATCGATGAGGAAAAAATTGCTGAATACTTTCCTTTGGATTCTACCATCCAAGGTATGCTTAAAATCTATGAAACagttttgaaattgaaatttaacgaagaagaaaacacaGATGCTTGGCATCCAGATGTAAAAAAGCTTTCTGTTTGGAAAATGGATGATGAAGTTCCAGAGTTTGTTGGTTGGATTTACTTTGATTTACACCCTAGAGAGGGTAAATATGGCCATGCTGCTAACTTCGGTATTAGCTCGTCATATGTGAAATCTGATGGTTCCAGGTCCTACCCAGTTACTGCTCTAGTCTGTAACTTCTCAAAGCCcacgaaagaaaaacctgCTCTCTTGAAGCATAGCGAAATAACAACATTTTTCCACGAATTAGGTCATGGTATTCATGATCTTGTGGGCGGTAATGCAATTGGAAGGTTTAATGGTCCAGGCGCAACCCCATGGGACTTTGTTGAAGCACCTTCCCAAATGTTAGAGTTTTGGACCTGGAATAAGTCCGAATTAAAATCGTTATCAAAACATTTTGAAACGGGTGAAAAGATTCCAGATGGACTCTTGGATTCATTAGTTCGTACCAAACATGTGAACGGAGCTTTGTTTGCATTAAGACAATTGCACTTCGGCTTATTCGACATGAAAGTGCACACAACTAAAGATTTCTCTAAATTGGATGTCACTGAATTGTGGAATAATCTAAGAGAGGAAGTTTGCTTGATTGATAATGGAGACATGATGACCAAGGGCTTTAACTCATTTGGCCATATTATGTCTGACTCATATTCCGCAGGCTACTATGGTTACATGTGGGCAGAAGTTTTCGCCTCTGATATGTACTATACTAGGTTCATTAAGGACCCATTGAACAGCGAGGCCGGTGTGCAATACAGGGATATCATTTTGAAGCGTGGAGGTTTGTACGAAATTGAAGATAATTTAACAGAATTTTTGGgaagaaaaccaaacaacaaaGCCTTCTTAAAAGAATTGGGCTTATAA
- the KAR4 gene encoding Kar4p gives MSAVLEEIYQKSSSDKKTIAKKHHSFKSANEFHTNDYSNNYIHTQSPPQSHIRNIENTVDGYPKLQKLFNLKEKQIMQHATKPFGCRVEVDEIVPKLNEWIQKDNITFDVVMVGCLTENQFIYPLLMQLPINRLISKPGFLFVWGSAQKINELSRLLNNEVWAKKFRRSEELVFVPVNKSSPFYPGLEADDESLFDKMQWHCWMCITGTVRRATDGHLIHCNIDTDLAIETKNNKVGPIPSQLYKVTENFSTATRRLHIIPARTGSETPIRMRHGWVIMGPDVLLDNFDANEYKSEIERVGSNLPKESTVETLRPKSPAPGKN, from the coding sequence ATGTCCGCAGTCTTAGAAGAGATATATCAAAAGTCCTCCAGCGACAAGAAGACCATAGCTAAAAAGCACCATAGTTTCAAATCAGCAAATGAGTTTCACACAAATGATTATTCTAATAATTATATCCACACTCAGTCTCCACCCCAAAGTCATATAAGGAATATTGAAAATACTGTTGATGGCTATCCAAAACTACAGAAACTCTTTAACTTAAAAGAGAAGCAAATTATGCAACACGCCACTAAACCATTTGGTTGTAGAGTTGAAGTAGATGAGATCGTCCCAAAATTAAATGAGTGGATCCAAAAAGACAACATTACGTTTGATGTCGTAATGGTAGGATGTTTAACTGAAAACCAGTTCATTTACCCCTTATTAATGCAATTACCAATAAACCGATTGATATCAAAGCCTGggttcttgtttgtttgggGAAGTgctcaaaaaataaatgaacTCTCAAGATTACTTAACAATGAAGTTTGGGCTAAAAAGTTTAGAAGAAGTGAGGAACTTGTGTTTGTTCCTGTAAACAAAAGTTCTCCTTTTTATCCCGGTTTAGAAGCAGATGATGAATCTCTTTTTGACAAAATGCAATGGCACTGTTGGATGTGTATAACAGGAACCGTCAGAAGGGCTACTGACGGTCATCTTATACATTGTAATATTGACACAGATCTGGCAATTGAAACGAAAAACAATAAAGTTGGGCCAATACCCAGCCAATTATATAAAGTGACAGAGAATTTCAGCACTGCAACCAGGAGGTTACATATCATTCCTGCAAGAACAGGGAGTGAGACTCCAATCAGAATGAGACATGGTTGGGTAATTATGGGACCTGACGTTTTGCTAGACAATTTTGACGCTAATGAATATAAAAGTGAAATAGAGCGTGTGGGATCCAATTTACCAAAAGAGTCAACAGTAGAAACACTCAGACCAAAATCCCCAGCACCTggaaaaaattga
- the MRC1 gene encoding chromatin-modulating protein MRC1, with protein MDLLDNLDISLNKRTKSYQKENDKDVEAELEINKPVLNVEKLVDRVKNRLEGGNSNKFTALRTKELDNLASIDDNIYEGEQIDDEYLSMHNAPKSPRASTQTQVIETESTSQTQIIQPGPAVTYNAQTNTQLQETQIYTQVIEKEYKNGYRNSMSTKTPLNTNSIDLQNLRDNQTFPAEKSAPSSSFQFKLGRDPAYSLLSNTTGITENVHTTEVIPTQLDTQNADTSSEREEQQKQEEKQEKQEENNEENISKKNIPIETIPLMITNKKYSPQQFIDAFDESDSSSECKTSDYGNNVQDNKPISNHVEGSNDISIATKIRNENVTIKARNQTVIELNSSSESEDDFNSISTKAALLVIKAKRSKNKKASTTSTPTPKTDSLKELFTSLKVKNRKQILEHRKELSDKKGISIEAIENEKIQVEKLLEQELERNRRIKMKEKREREKSKTANQLSNTSEINESDVPESDVMESDISLLEDDVAQSSDPEDINDMNTEDGNIIDKKKIVNPIIQDDEDEEENGKGASDSADHMNASTNGIGINLGHYGDNLDFTSAQERETDIEDEPIPKLMIHSKRSSPGNRKLLLGELSSSSEESSDSYTSLNDEEKKELLLKAKLKRREEAKLAKKRKAELKSSGINKIFEMEAEESEDEWHGVGGADGENSDDYDSELDDMLDDISRNKFDTAAIRQKLAAENKELDEKMINKILHDIKTGGFRKRGKGALDLELSDDEDEFLREFRERRREEMRRKILANPDGLPNNEKSKAFFESMIEETDKTNVHTQPNHDQVEDNKKKLIISEEFVQSSLSFLSAKDDEINEFKLTRTTKGELEDLESLKQVSSIKVMESPDSRRKRTYSDDVDEASVDFKLPSIIKSFSSNADINDKFKTGVKTVTVSKSYKVAAGSKSAVTFLRKKRKLRAPKAHDSKKSLNRKSTSSLFDSNADSFS; from the coding sequence ATGGATTTGCTGGATAATTTGGATATATCCTTGaataaaagaacaaaatcatatcaaaaagagaatgatAAAGATGTTGAAGCTGAACTTGAAATAAATAAGCCTGTTTTGAATGTGGAGAAGTTAGTTGATCGTGTGAAGAATCGATTAGAAGGAGGGAACTCTAATAAATTCACAGCTCTCCGCACAAAAGAACTTGATAACCTGGCTTCTATTGatgataatatatatgaagGGGAGCAGATTGATGACGAATATCTATCCATGCACAATGCTCCAAAAAGTCCTAGAGCATCTACCCAAACACAAGTGATAGAAACTGAAAGTACGTCTCAAACCCAAATCATACAACCTGGGCCTGCTGTGACTTACAATGCGCAAACAAATACTCAGCTGCAGGAAACgcaaatatatacacaagtcatagagaaagaatataAAAATGGGTATCGGAATAGTATGAGTACCAAAACTCCCCTCAATACAAACTCTATTGATTTACAAAATTTACGAGATAATCAGACTTTCCCCGCAGAAAAATCAGCCCCAAGCTCGTCTTTTCAATTTAAACTTGGTCGTGATCCTGCGTATAGTCTGTTAAGCAACACTACAGGAATTACTGAAAATGTCCATACCACAGAAGTGATACCAACACAGCTGGATACGCAAAATGCCGACACATCTTCAGAACGAGAAGAgcaacagaaacaagaagaaaagcaagAGAAGCAGGAAGAGAATAATGAAGAGAATATTagtaaaaagaatattcCCATTGAAACTATCCCTCTAATGATCACCAATAAAAAATACTCACCACAACAATTTATAGATGCTTTTGATGAATCCGATTCTTCCAGTGAATGTAAAACGTCAGACTATGGAAATAATGTTCAAGATAACAAACCGATAAGTAACCATGTTGAAGGATCAAATGACATTTCGATTGCAACGAAGATCAGAAACGAAAATGTTACTATTAAAGCTAGGAACCAAACTGTAATTGAActaaactcttcttctgagtCCGAAGATGATTTtaattcaatatcaacGAAAGCTGCGTTATTAGTAATAAAAGCtaaaagatcaaagaacaaaaaagcATCTACCACTAGCACTCCTACCCCAAAAACAGATTCTTTAAAGGAATTGTTCACTTCgttaaaagtaaaaaatagaaaacaaaTACTTGAACATAGAAAAGAACTCTCTGACAAGAAGGGTATCTCGATTGAAGCTATTGAAAACGAGAAAATTCAAGTTGAAAAGCTCTTGGAAcaagaattggaaagaaatagaagaataaaaatgaaggaaaaaagagaaagagagaagagtAAAACTGCCAATCAACTTTCTAACACCTCAGAAATCAATGAATCTGATGTACCCGAGAGTGATGTTATGGAAAGCGACATTAGTCTTTTAGAGGATGACGTGGCTCAGAGTTCTGACCCAGAAGATATTAACGATATGAACACTGAAGATGGTAATATAAtagataaaaagaaaattgtAAATCCTATTATACAGGATGACgaggacgaagaagaaaacggCAAAGGTGCAAGTGATAGCGCAGATCACATGAATGCGTCCACAAATGGAATTGGAATTAATTTGGGCCATTACGGTGATAATCTCGACTTTACTTCGGCTCAGGAACGTGAAACCGACATTGAAGATGAgccaattccaaaattAATGATacattcaaaaagaagctcCCCAGGAAACAGGAAATTGCTTCTAGGAGAGCTCAGCTCATCATCTGAGGAAAGCTCCGACTCATATACCTCTTTAAATGATgaggagaaaaaagaacttcttttaaaaGCCAAActtaaaagaagagaagaagcgAAGTTAGCGAAAAAGCGTAAAGCTGAGCTAAAATCTAGCGGAATCAAcaaaatttttgaaatggAAGCTGAAGAATCTGAAGATGAATGGCACGGAGTTGGAGGAGCTGATGGAGAGAATTCTGACGATTATGATTCCGAACTTGACGATATGTTGGACGATATATCAAGAAACAAGTTTGATACAGCTGCAATACGACAAAAACTGGCTGCTGAGAATAAAGAGCTCGATGAAAAGATgataaacaaaatattacaTGATATTAAAACTGGCGGGTTTCGTAAAAGAGGGAAGGGTGCCCTAGATTTAGAATTAtctgatgatgaggatgaatTTTTACGTGAATTtagagagagaagaagagaagagatgagaagaaaaattctTGCAAATCCAGATGGATTGCCTAATAACGAAAAGTCAAAAGCGTTCTTTGAATCTATGAtagaagaaacagataAAACTAATGTTCATACACAACCAAACCATGATCAGGTTGAAGataacaaaaagaaactaatTATATCGGAAGAGTTTGTCCAAAGTTCGTTGTCATTTTTAAGCGCcaaagatgatgaaatcaaTGAATTCAAACTAACAAGAACTACTAAAGGGGAACTAGAAGACTTGGAATCATTAAAGCAAGTAAGTTCCATTAAAGTTATGGAGTCCCCAGACAGCAGACGGAAAAGAACCTATTCTGATGATGTTGACGAGGCGTCCGTCGACTTTAAATTACCTAGTATCATCAAGTCATTCTCATCAAATGCTGATATAAATGACAAATTTAAGACGGGTGTCAAAACGGTGACAGTATCGAAATCTTATAAGGTGGCTGCAGGGTCGAAGTCAGCGGTTACCTttttaagaaagaaaagaaaattgagGGCTCCAAAGGCTCATGACAGTAAGAAAAGTCTAAATCGCAAATCGACATCCAGCTTGTTTGATTCGAATGCTGATAGCTTCAGTTAG
- the MIC10 gene encoding Mic10p → MSEQIQTTNSVPSILDKRWDVVLSNVVAKTALGAGVGIVTSVLFFKRRAFPVWIGIGFGLGRGYAEGDAIFRTNAGLRKVNA, encoded by the coding sequence ATGTCCGaacaaattcaaacaaCTAACTCCGTTCCTTCTATTCTGGACAAAAGATGGGACGTTGTTCTGTCTAACGTTGTAGCTAAGACCGCTTTGGGTGCTGGTGTGGGTATTGTTACTTCAGTTCTATTTTTCAAGAGACGTGCTTTCCCGGTGTGGATTGGTATTGGCTTTGGCTTGGGTAGGGGTTATGCTGAGGGTGATGCTATTTTCCGTACCAATGCTGGTCTAAGAAAGGTTAACGCCTAA
- the KRR1 gene encoding ribosome biosynthesis protein KRR1, translating to MVSTHNKDKPWDRDDIDKWHIEEFKPEDNKSGQPFAEESSFMTLFPKYREVYLKSVWKDVTRALDAHHIACELNLVEGSMTVKTTRKTYDPAIILKARDLIKLLARSVPFPQAVKILQDDVACDVIKIGNFVSNKERFVKRRQRLVGPNGNTLKALELLTKCYILVQGNTVSVMGPFKGLKEVRRVVEDCMRNIHPIYHIKELMIKRELAKKPELAEEDWSRFLPMFKKRNVARKKPKKIKEKRVYTPFPPAQLPRKVDLEIESGEYFLSKKEKEVKKLQERREQQAVKHAEKESERAKNYIAPKEEEYKSTISKTDNK from the coding sequence ATGGTTTCAACTCATAATAAGGATAAACCCTGGGACAGGGATGATATTGATAAATGGCatattgaagaatttaAACCTGAAGACAACAAGTCTGGCCAACCATTTGCAGAGGAGTCTAGTTTTATGACTTTGTTCCCTAAATACAGAGAAGTGTACCTCAAGTCAGTTTGGAAGGATGTAACTAGAGCTCTGGATGCTCACCACATTGCATGTGAATTAAACTTGGTTGAAGGTTCCATGACTGTGAAAACCACAAGAAAGACGTACGACCCGGCCATTATTTTGAAGGCGCGCGACCTCATCAAACTCTTAGCTAGATCAGTTCCATTTCCACAAGCTGTTAAGATCTTACAAGACGATGTAGCGTGTGATGTTATAAAAATCGGTAACTTTGTTTCTAATAAGGAAAGATTTGttaaaagaagacaaagatTGGTCGGACCCAACGGTAACACACTAAAAGCTCTCGAGCTTCTAACAAAGTGTTACATCCTTGTTCAAGGTAATACTGTATCTGTCATGGGGCCTTTTAAGGGTTTAAAAGAAGTACGCCGTGTAGTCGAAGATTGTATGAGGAATATCCATCCAATCTATCAcatcaaagaattgatGATAAAGAGAGAGCTTGCTAAGAAGCCAGAACTAGCAGAGGAAGACTGGTCCAGATTTTTACCTatgttcaagaaaaggaatGTGGCCAGAAAGAAGCCaaagaagatcaaagaaaagagagtaTACACGCCATTCCCACCTGCACAATTGCCTAGAAAGGTGGATTTGGAGATCGAATCTGGTGAGTATTTCTTAAGtaagaaagagaaagaagtaaaaaaatTGCAGGAACGTAGGGAACAGCAAGCTGTTAAACATGCCGAAAAGGAAAGTGAAAGGGCCAAAAACTACATTGCTCCTAAAGAGGAAGAATATAAGAGCACGATTTCAAAGACGGATAACAAatga
- the PEX34 gene encoding Pex34p: MLGNDDTEKLLDATKKIKSLLPEKEVQEEEKTSISIEDWLIDSLTSLSSFFDDLYLLRSFGIISDNNILYKKLNKGDLGSKVWLVSLILSVRRSLTHLMKLIKLKWRLRKEDANIAHTYSPGFRKLLKERIAVEGDIISSKIRSLFMDLIQDLLYMLIVMIDIFKVNLSKRLRSILEFISSAATVLKFVTTSYQVCS, encoded by the coding sequence ATGTTAGGGAATGATGATACCGAGAAATTGCTTGATGCaacaaagaagataaaGTCACTGTTACctgaaaaagaagtgcaagaagaggaaaagacatcaatttcaattgaaGACTGGTTGATTGACAGTCTAACTTCTCTTTCGtcattctttgatgatCTTTACTTATTAAGGAGCTTTGGTATCATCAgtgataataatattttataCAAAAAACTAAATAAAGGGGATTTAGGGTCTAAAGTATGGCTAGTGAGTCTTATACTTTCTGTTAGAAGGTCACTCACTCATCTTATGAAATTGATAAAGCTTAAATGGAGGcttcgaaaagaagatgCAAATATTGCACACACCTATTCTCCAGGTTTCAGGAAACTCTTAAAGGAAAGAATTGCTGTAGAAGGAGATATCATTAGCTCTAAAATACGGTCATTATTTATGGATTTAATACAAGACTTATTATACATGCTGATTGTGATGattgatatatttaaaGTGAACCTCTCTAAGAGATTGAGAAGTATACTGGAATTTATATCAAGTGCCGCAACAGTGTTGAAATTCGTAACAACAAGTTATCAGGTTTGTTCATAA
- the ADF1 gene encoding Adf1p, whose translation MAKKNEKVKVPRREGTTTSNRLKINKKNVSKNSGKMNKKQNQLQIKQLDKLDLEITDINSVVKTKLNPVSSLESQKMKLHYKEDKKIVEDHDKVKKATEKNIEDQLELISGFSL comes from the coding sequence ATggcaaagaagaatgagAAAGTAAAGGTACCCAGAAGGGAGGGAACGACCACCAGTAACAGGCTGAAGATAAATAAGAAGAACGTTTCGAAGAATAGCGGAAAGATGAATAAAAAGCAGAATCAACTACAAATAAAGCAACTCGACAAGCTTGACTTGGAAATAACTGATATTAACTCTGTTGTTAAAACCAAACTGAATCCTGTATCAAGTCTTGAAAgtcagaagatgaagctTCATTACAAAGAGGATAAAAAGATAGTAGAAGATCATGATAAAGTGAAAAAAGCCactgaaaagaatattgaGGATCAGCTAGAACTGATATCGGGCTTTTCTTTATGA
- the VAC17 gene encoding Vac17p, whose protein sequence is MQRRSTHAGEGDLLERHYQSKQGPNRSHTMNGMRHVAERLVLRCHEAIMQLELSIQQNMCEYDPNNRDGFIQIQEYYSFLARLTSLKLRAEHVQGSLHHEEKDPNDVCVEYETLENLIYEFQDITLSLNEFARTHGSPAKSARSQSSKESSIMPLRPLRIVERNRDSVELTAAIMQTVKEENEEKLRLGRKLPFLSPKKTVKFMDRDLNDLVQIERLKRSSSLPGSPIPETLIESELTLKENRTLRMAKSYDVGLNDKKKTANFEFFKNKNRLSLSVFDEIDTDASDEETVISVSPPAMSNYLLKTGEQKVTNTLRRYNSHESILSMKVPQKNTLALYMKQTSPFVWQKNLIVSKATISSNTCNSTAAPTIESPCLSKDLLTQLIEPSPNAQRSSRKSWFESAKTMNLASSFFNKWFTSGNLVTKEIGNPNTTSPSRVRSIIKNKQPLASNNHSSSIVIGPNGTRFIRGLNDPLVTCTISYDELQDALNTEFKF, encoded by the coding sequence ATGCAGAGACGCAGCACGCACGCAGGTGAAGGAGATCTGCTTGAAAGGCATTATCAGTCTAAACAGGGACCTAATCGATCACACACAATGAATGGTATGAGACATGTGGCAGAGAGGCTTGTGCTTCGGTGTCATGAGGCGATCATGCAACTTGAACTTTCAATCCAGCAGAATATGTGCGAGTATGATCCTAACAACAGAGATGGGTTCATACAGATTCAGGAGTACTATTCGTTCTTGGCTAGGTTGACTTCTCTTAAGTTACGTGCAGAGCATGTGCAAGGAAGTCTACATCATGAAGAGAAGGATCCTAATGATGTGTGCGTTGAGTATGAAACTCTCGAGAATCTTATATATGAATTCCAAGATATAACACTAAGCCTGAATGAATTTGCAAGGACACATGGTAGTCCTGCTAAATCTGCACGATCACAGTCTAGTAAAGAATCCTCAATAATGCCTTTGAGGCCTTTGAGAATAGTGGAGAGAAATAGGGATTCTGTGGAGCTTACTGCTGCTATAATGCAAACAGTAAAGGAGgaaaacgaagaaaaaCTGCGGCTAGGAAGAAAGCTACCATTTTTAAGCCCAAAAAAGACAGTAAAATTCATGGATAGAGACCTAAATGATTTGGTTCAAATCGAGAGACTGAAAAGATCTTCCTCATTACCAGGTTCGCCTATTCCAGAAACATTAATAGAATCAGAGTTaactttgaaagaaaacaggaCGCTCCGAATGGCAAAATCTTATGATGTTGGTTTGaatgataaaaaaaagactgCGAATTTTgagtttttcaaaaataagAACCGCTTATCACTATCAGTGTTCGATGAGATAGATACAGACGCTAGCGATGAAGAAACTGTTATATCTGTTTCCCCTCCTGCCATGTCCAATTATCTTCTAAAAACAGGTGAACAAAAAGTAACAAATACTTTGAGAAGATATAATTCACATGAAAGTATACTTTCCATGAAAGTACCtcaaaaaaacacactGGCGTTATATATGAAACAGACTAGCCCATTTGTATGgcaaaaaaatttaatTGTTTCAAAAGCGACGATAAGTTCGAATACTTGTAATTCAACAGCCGCACCCACTATTGAGTCCCCTTGTCTGTCTAAAGACCTTCTAACACAACTTATTGAACCTTCACCTAATGCTCAAAGgtcttcaagaaagagcTGGTTTGAATCTGCGAAGACAATGAATCTTGCGTCTTCATTCTTTAATAAATGGTTTACCTCAGGAAACTTAGTAACGAAAGAGATAGGAAATCCAAACACAACGTCTCCTTCAAGAGTGAgatcaataataaaaaacaagCAACCATTAGCGTCCAATAATCATTCTAGTTCTATAGTTATTGGGCCCAATGGCACTAGATTTATTCGCGGGCTGAATGATCCTCTTGTGACATGTACTATATCATATGATGAACTTCAAGATGCTTTAAATACCGAGTTTAAGTTTTAA